The following are from one region of the Thiocapsa rosea genome:
- a CDS encoding helix-turn-helix domain-containing protein: MDKQDSDLDCEVFWDAAGFATRLARAKGVLSTNAFAQKCGISESIFRKYLAGASVPGADKLVDIARVAGVSLLWLATGQGRAEDGTDAMVRGPVDVDLLETLLESVEGGLDEIGATLTPAKKAKLVAALYSLYRSSEDVRKAPVLELVRLAS; encoded by the coding sequence ATGGACAAGCAAGATTCTGATTTAGATTGCGAAGTCTTCTGGGATGCCGCCGGATTCGCGACGCGCCTGGCGCGGGCCAAGGGTGTGCTGTCCACGAATGCATTCGCGCAAAAGTGCGGAATTTCCGAGAGCATCTTCCGCAAGTACCTCGCGGGCGCGAGCGTTCCCGGGGCGGACAAGCTGGTCGATATCGCCCGCGTAGCCGGTGTGTCCCTGCTCTGGCTGGCAACCGGGCAGGGGCGCGCCGAGGACGGCACGGACGCGATGGTCCGGGGTCCGGTCGACGTGGATCTGCTGGAAACCCTGCTCGAGTCGGTCGAAGGCGGACTCGACGAGATCGGCGCGACCTTGACGCCTGCGAAGAAGGCCAAGCTGGTCGCGGCGCTCTACAGCCTCTATCGCAGCAGCGAAGACGTCCGCAAGGCGCCGGTGTTGGAGCTCGTCAGGCTGGCGAGCTGA
- a CDS encoding flagellar transcriptional regulator FlhD — protein MTDIPSDPGVRPDRPDPSPHLDCEVDTLNLMWLLGARELARSDAEKAVLVYGLDPEVLDILRHASLAMLRELAASGVLLFRPRFRVCWLQDRLRTTGPSALGLGLQVILLAAEEVAQP, from the coding sequence ATGACGGACATACCCTCAGACCCCGGCGTGCGACCGGACCGACCGGACCCTTCGCCCCATCTCGATTGCGAGGTCGATACCCTGAATCTGATGTGGCTGCTCGGTGCCCGCGAACTTGCCCGTTCGGACGCCGAAAAGGCCGTCTTGGTCTATGGTCTCGACCCGGAAGTGCTGGACATCCTGCGGCACGCCTCGCTCGCGATGCTGCGCGAACTGGCCGCTTCGGGCGTACTGTTGTTTCGACCGCGCTTTCGCGTGTGCTGGCTGCAGGACCGTCTTCGCACGACCGGGCCGTCCGCACTCGGGTTGGGGCTGCAGGTGATTCTGCTCGCCGCCGAGGAGGTCGCGCAGCCATGA
- a CDS encoding FlhC family transcriptional regulator, with translation MRLRHHARTQLAIALIRRGMRTSLVGRISGLRPAVLRELHHEIHGCKPLPGQLPSTGSLLGTARRQANASLFAGLYRAFGGTAVQRSIDVEALLTGHRLYLEQMAGLTGSDTLGPPLDINHGWVIARDLTTGLVLFRTCERCAIPYVAGAFSRRSVDCPICALKVSRTGRDRKDDAPTEPLASSAAKQGKPNRDAKTHS, from the coding sequence ATGAGACTTCGGCATCACGCCAGAACGCAGCTGGCGATCGCCCTGATCCGGCGCGGCATGCGCACCTCGCTTGTGGGGAGGATCAGCGGTCTGCGGCCGGCCGTGCTGCGCGAACTGCACCACGAGATCCACGGCTGCAAGCCTTTGCCCGGTCAGCTGCCGAGCACCGGCAGTCTGCTCGGCACGGCGCGACGGCAGGCCAACGCATCGCTGTTCGCGGGCTTGTATCGGGCCTTCGGCGGCACGGCGGTTCAGCGGAGCATCGACGTCGAGGCGCTGCTCACGGGGCACCGCCTCTATCTGGAACAGATGGCGGGGTTGACGGGATCCGACACGCTCGGCCCACCCCTCGACATCAATCATGGCTGGGTGATCGCTCGCGACCTCACCACGGGGCTCGTGCTCTTCCGCACCTGCGAGCGCTGCGCGATCCCCTACGTGGCCGGGGCGTTCTCGCGCCGGTCCGTGGATTGCCCGATCTGCGCGTTGAAGGTGTCTCGGACGGGGCGTGACCGCAAGGACGACGCACCGACGGAGCCCCTCGCCTCCTCGGCGGCCAAGCAAGGCAAACCGAATCGAGACGCGAAAACACACTCTTGA
- a CDS encoding helix-turn-helix transcriptional regulator: MPTCVLRLRTVLERTGYSRSGLYARIAAGLFPRPIALGARASAWPEHEIDAVIAALIRTIDDEDLRTLVDGLHTQRSTFGLGGDSGAVGGATVASSPRPKSHAVRRAG; encoded by the coding sequence ATGCCAACCTGCGTCCTGCGTTTACGAACTGTCTTGGAGCGTACCGGCTACAGTCGCTCCGGACTCTATGCCCGCATCGCCGCCGGGTTGTTTCCGCGACCGATCGCGCTCGGTGCGCGCGCGTCCGCTTGGCCCGAGCATGAGATCGACGCGGTGATCGCCGCGCTGATCCGTACGATCGACGATGAGGACCTGCGCACCCTGGTCGACGGTCTTCATACACAGCGATCGACCTTCGGACTCGGCGGCGATTCCGGCGCCGTCGGTGGCGCGACCGTCGCGTCTTCGCCCCGTCCAAAGTCGCACGCGGTGCGCAGAGCAGGCTGA
- a CDS encoding class I SAM-dependent methyltransferase, translated as MSDVADRYRLYQLAVQNPRTEIDFVDRTFRQLRGRSARVLREDFCGTAAVCCEWVGRRKRNRACGVDLDPDVLAWGRRHNLPALDAAERGRIALIEGDVREIETPSPDIVLAMNCSYWLLRDRCHLLRYFERVRDALAVGGIFFLDAFGGYDTFRLLTEERRVEDPQGGSFTYIWEQALYEPVTGRLVCHIHFRFDDGSEWPRAFSYDWRLWTLPEIRELLATAGFSRVMVYWQGWDPDGKPDGVFVPVESGEPDAGWIAYLTAEK; from the coding sequence ATGTCCGATGTTGCCGATCGTTACCGCCTTTATCAGCTTGCCGTCCAGAACCCGCGAACGGAGATCGATTTTGTCGACCGCACCTTTCGGCAATTACGCGGACGAAGCGCCCGCGTGCTGCGGGAGGATTTCTGCGGAACGGCGGCGGTGTGCTGCGAGTGGGTCGGTCGACGCAAACGCAATCGGGCTTGCGGTGTCGACCTTGATCCCGATGTCCTGGCCTGGGGGCGGCGTCATAATCTCCCTGCGCTGGACGCGGCGGAACGGGGGCGGATCGCTTTGATCGAGGGCGATGTCCGCGAGATCGAGACGCCCTCCCCCGACATCGTGTTGGCGATGAATTGCAGCTATTGGCTGCTCCGCGACCGCTGCCATCTGCTGCGCTATTTCGAGCGGGTGCGTGACGCCTTGGCCGTGGGCGGTATCTTCTTTCTCGACGCCTTCGGGGGTTACGACACCTTTCGCCTGTTGACCGAGGAGCGACGCGTCGAGGATCCGCAGGGCGGCAGCTTCACCTACATCTGGGAGCAGGCCCTGTACGAGCCCGTCACCGGCAGGCTGGTCTGTCATATTCATTTTCGGTTCGACGACGGATCGGAATGGCCGCGTGCCTTCAGCTACGATTGGCGGCTGTGGACCTTGCCTGAGATCCGCGAACTGTTGGCGACGGCCGGTTTCTCGCGTGTGATGGTCTATTGGCAGGGATGGGATCCGGACGGAAAACCGGACGGTGTCTTCGTGCCGGTCGAGAGCGGGGAGCCGGACGCCGGGTGGATCGCTTATCTGACGGCGGAGAAGTAG
- the mobB gene encoding molybdopterin-guanine dinucleotide biosynthesis protein B, with translation MGETIIPVVGFVAPSGSGKTTLVRQVVAVLSGRGLRVGYLKHAHHRFDLDVPGKDSYEVREAGAHQTLLASKARWALQVQNPVQDEDPDLHRMLARFELDRLDLVLVEGFKHADYPKIEVHRPTTGEAPLYPGDPGIIAVATDAPLAVEPPLVVLPLNTSEAVADFILSRLQDIRLRIPPAPKTDG, from the coding sequence ATGGGCGAGACAATCATCCCCGTGGTCGGCTTCGTTGCCCCGAGTGGGTCGGGCAAGACCACCTTGGTTCGGCAAGTCGTCGCCGTTCTCAGCGGTCGAGGTCTGCGTGTCGGCTACCTCAAACATGCACACCATCGCTTCGACCTGGACGTGCCCGGCAAGGACAGCTACGAGGTGCGCGAGGCCGGTGCGCATCAGACCCTGCTCGCCTCCAAGGCGCGCTGGGCGTTGCAGGTCCAGAATCCGGTGCAGGACGAGGACCCGGATCTCCATCGGATGCTCGCGCGGTTCGAGCTCGACAGACTCGATCTCGTCCTCGTGGAAGGCTTCAAGCATGCGGACTATCCGAAGATCGAGGTCCATCGCCCGACCACCGGGGAGGCCCCGCTCTACCCGGGTGATCCGGGAATCATCGCCGTCGCCACCGACGCGCCCCTCGCGGTCGAGCCGCCGCTCGTCGTCCTCCCCCTCAACACCTCCGAGGCCGTCGCCGATTTCATCCTGTCCCGCCTCCAAGACATCCGCTTACGCATCCCCCCGGCCCCAAAAACGGATGGGTAG
- the ettA gene encoding energy-dependent translational throttle protein EttA — protein MAQYIFTMNRVGKIVPPKRVILRDISLSFFPGAKIGVLGLNGSGKSTLLKIMAGLDTEIEGEARPQPGIKIGFLSQEPGLDATKDVRGNVEEALGHITAALERLDAVYAAYAEPDADFDALAKEQADLENLIEATDGHNLERTLEVAADALRLPPWDADVTKLSGGERRRVALCRLLLSKPDMLLLDEPTNHLDAESVAWLERFLHEYPGTVVAVTHDRYFLDNVAGWILELDRGHGIPWEGNYSSWLEQKEQRLELEQKQEQARIKSMKHELEWVRSNPKGRHAKSKARMARFDELQSQEFQSRNETNEIYIPPGPRLGDMVIEAEGLKKAYGDNLLYDNLSFTLPKGGIVGIIGPNGAGKTTLFRILTGQETPDAGNLRIGETVQIAYVDQSRDSLDDSKTVWEEISDGADNIVVGRYEMSSRAYCSRFNFKSTDQQKRIGDLSGGERNRVHLSKLLKSGGNLLLLDEPTNDLDVETLRALEEALLTFPGCAVVISHDRWFLDRIATHILAFEGDSQVTWFEGNYADYEADRHRRLGTEADQPHRLKYRRLTA, from the coding sequence ATGGCTCAATACATCTTTACAATGAATCGGGTCGGCAAGATCGTGCCGCCCAAGCGCGTGATCCTGCGCGACATCTCCTTATCCTTCTTCCCGGGTGCCAAGATCGGCGTGCTCGGTCTGAACGGCTCGGGTAAATCGACCCTACTGAAGATCATGGCCGGTCTCGACACCGAGATCGAGGGCGAGGCGCGTCCGCAGCCCGGCATCAAGATCGGCTTCCTCTCGCAAGAGCCGGGTCTCGACGCGACCAAGGACGTGCGCGGCAATGTCGAGGAGGCGCTCGGCCACATCACGGCGGCCTTGGAACGGCTCGACGCGGTCTATGCCGCCTACGCGGAGCCGGATGCGGACTTCGACGCCTTGGCGAAGGAGCAGGCCGATCTCGAGAACCTCATCGAGGCCACCGACGGACACAACCTGGAGCGCACGCTGGAGGTCGCCGCGGACGCGCTGCGCCTCCCGCCCTGGGACGCGGACGTCACCAAGCTCTCGGGCGGCGAGCGCCGCCGGGTCGCGCTCTGCCGTCTGCTGCTGTCCAAACCGGACATGCTGCTGCTCGACGAGCCGACCAACCATCTGGACGCCGAATCCGTCGCCTGGCTCGAACGCTTCCTGCACGAGTATCCCGGCACCGTCGTGGCGGTCACCCATGACCGCTACTTCCTGGACAATGTCGCCGGCTGGATCCTGGAGCTCGACCGCGGACACGGCATCCCCTGGGAGGGCAATTATTCCTCCTGGTTGGAGCAGAAGGAGCAGCGCCTGGAGCTGGAGCAGAAGCAGGAGCAGGCGCGTATCAAGTCCATGAAACACGAGCTGGAGTGGGTGCGCTCCAACCCGAAGGGCCGCCACGCCAAGAGCAAGGCGCGCATGGCCCGGTTCGACGAGCTGCAGTCACAGGAATTCCAGTCCCGCAACGAGACCAACGAGATCTACATCCCGCCGGGCCCGCGTCTGGGCGACATGGTGATCGAGGCCGAGGGGCTGAAAAAGGCGTACGGCGACAATCTGCTCTACGACAACCTCTCCTTCACCCTGCCCAAGGGCGGCATCGTCGGTATCATCGGCCCGAACGGCGCGGGCAAGACCACGCTCTTCCGCATCCTGACCGGTCAGGAGACGCCCGACGCAGGCAACCTGCGCATCGGCGAGACGGTTCAGATCGCCTATGTCGATCAGAGCCGTGATTCGCTCGACGACAGCAAGACCGTCTGGGAGGAGATCTCCGACGGGGCCGACAACATCGTGGTCGGTCGCTACGAGATGTCCTCGCGCGCCTATTGCAGCCGCTTCAACTTCAAGAGCACCGATCAGCAGAAACGCATCGGCGATCTCTCCGGCGGGGAACGCAACCGGGTGCATCTGTCCAAGCTCTTGAAGAGCGGCGGCAACCTCCTGCTGCTCGACGAGCCCACCAACGACCTGGATGTGGAGACCCTGCGCGCACTCGAAGAGGCACTGCTGACCTTCCCGGGCTGCGCGGTGGTGATCAGCCATGATCGCTGGTTCCTGGATCGCATCGCGACCCATATCCTCGCCTTCGAGGGCGACTCGCAGGTGACCTGGTTCGAAGGCAACTACGCCGACTACGAGGCCGACCGGCATCGCCGCTTGGGCACCGAGGCGGATCAGCCGCACCGGCTCAAATATCGGAGGCTTACCGCCTAG
- a CDS encoding putative bifunctional diguanylate cyclase/phosphodiesterase: MSLRLNRLIRHHWKPWRVVPASTRSATRGYLVALSGSLMTLGLVAWDYRERMSAIADDSSRPHTELGVTLALALIVATATATLALLFYLRFRTLARAELNDLADLDAAGETLRALLGTVSHGVILTDIDGRIRLFNPAAEILFGRLGEETLALPIGILIPDLRLSDVAESSRANPGLGPRVLHLYGVRADERQFPMRLLTRPLTLDGEEFRLLIAEDMTESERSEQRLEFLEQRDPLTGLQNRPTFERILAAVTPLRGDVRPEHALCLIDIDRFKVINDTFGHAAGNKVLEQLGQIVKTKLAASTALARLSGDEIVALFVGDAANQAKALCEDLIRTTRNFLFTWQERSFDITLSIGLVVFDPAKVGAVDALGQADIACRAAKTQGRDRMHVYRHRDAESIRHRGDLALVPAIGRALNDGRFRIMAQPIRALNGTNEPIHYEILARMQDEKGNAVVPDTFIAAAERHILMPTIDRWIVTHVFSRQSEQLAAWHEAVPDRFMLAINLSGTTLMDDGFTAYLKRQFAEYAIPYASICFEITETAAVADLRRARTFMQEMRALGTSFAVDDFGTGFASYAYLKFLPVDYLKIDGSFVRNLETDPVDRALVSSINHIGHVLGMKTIAEWAETPELVERLRTMGVDYAQGFAVGRPLRLEDLRLHRALRQDASAQAAADVLPRSVAL; this comes from the coding sequence ATGAGTCTGCGTCTGAACCGATTGATTCGGCATCACTGGAAACCCTGGCGGGTTGTTCCCGCCTCCACGCGCTCGGCGACACGAGGTTATCTGGTCGCCCTGAGCGGCAGCCTTATGACCTTGGGCTTGGTGGCCTGGGATTATCGCGAGCGAATGTCCGCGATCGCGGACGATTCGAGCAGACCACACACCGAACTCGGGGTCACGCTGGCACTGGCGCTGATCGTCGCGACGGCAACGGCAACGCTCGCGCTGCTCTTCTATCTGCGTTTCCGCACGCTCGCTCGCGCCGAGCTGAACGACCTCGCCGATCTGGACGCCGCCGGCGAGACCTTGCGCGCCCTGCTCGGCACCGTCTCGCACGGGGTGATCCTGACCGACATCGACGGCCGGATTCGCTTGTTCAATCCAGCCGCCGAGATCCTCTTCGGACGCCTCGGCGAAGAGACCCTGGCCTTGCCGATCGGGATCCTGATCCCGGATCTGCGGCTGTCGGATGTCGCCGAGAGCTCCCGGGCAAACCCCGGACTCGGGCCGCGCGTGCTTCACCTCTACGGCGTGCGCGCGGACGAGCGGCAGTTCCCGATGCGCTTGTTGACCCGTCCCTTGACGCTCGACGGCGAGGAGTTCCGGCTGCTGATCGCCGAAGACATGACCGAGTCCGAGCGCAGCGAGCAACGTCTGGAATTCCTCGAGCAGCGCGACCCGCTGACGGGGCTTCAAAACCGACCGACCTTCGAGCGTATCCTCGCTGCCGTCACGCCGCTGCGCGGCGACGTACGCCCCGAGCATGCGCTCTGCTTGATCGATATCGACCGCTTCAAGGTCATCAACGACACCTTCGGTCACGCCGCCGGCAACAAGGTCCTCGAGCAGCTCGGGCAAATCGTCAAGACCAAGCTGGCGGCCTCGACCGCCTTGGCCCGCTTGAGCGGCGACGAGATCGTCGCCCTTTTCGTCGGCGACGCGGCAAACCAGGCGAAGGCGCTCTGCGAAGATCTGATTCGAACGACGCGCAACTTTCTCTTCACCTGGCAGGAGCGCTCGTTCGACATCACGCTCAGCATCGGGCTGGTCGTGTTCGATCCCGCGAAGGTCGGAGCCGTCGATGCGCTCGGACAGGCCGATATCGCCTGCCGTGCCGCCAAAACACAGGGTCGGGATCGAATGCATGTCTACCGCCATCGCGATGCCGAGAGCATCCGGCACCGCGGAGATCTGGCCTTGGTGCCCGCGATCGGGCGCGCCCTGAACGACGGGCGATTCCGGATCATGGCTCAGCCGATCCGAGCGCTCAACGGCACCAATGAGCCGATTCACTACGAGATCCTGGCGCGGATGCAGGACGAGAAGGGCAACGCCGTGGTGCCGGACACCTTCATCGCGGCGGCCGAGCGTCACATCCTCATGCCGACGATCGACCGCTGGATCGTCACGCATGTCTTCTCCCGCCAATCCGAGCAACTTGCCGCTTGGCACGAGGCGGTTCCGGATCGCTTCATGCTTGCGATCAATCTGTCCGGGACCACGCTGATGGACGACGGGTTCACCGCGTATCTCAAACGTCAGTTCGCCGAGTACGCGATCCCCTACGCCAGCATTTGCTTCGAGATCACGGAGACCGCCGCCGTGGCGGATCTGCGCCGCGCCCGGACCTTTATGCAGGAGATGCGCGCACTCGGGACATCCTTCGCGGTCGACGATTTCGGAACGGGCTTCGCCTCCTATGCCTATCTGAAGTTCCTGCCGGTGGACTATCTCAAGATCGACGGGAGCTTCGTGCGCAATCTGGAGACCGACCCCGTCGATCGCGCGCTCGTCTCCTCCATCAACCATATCGGACATGTGTTGGGCATGAAGACGATCGCCGAATGGGCCGAGACCCCGGAGCTTGTCGAGCGCCTTCGCACGATGGGCGTGGACTATGCCCAAGGCTTCGCGGTCGGACGGCCGTTGCGGCTCGAGGATCTTCGGCTGCATCGCGCCTTGCGACAGGATGCATCCGCGCAGGCTGCGGCGGATGTCCTGCCTCGCTCGGTCGCGCTTTAA
- a CDS encoding gamma-glutamyl-gamma-aminobutyrate hydrolase family protein → MARAPLIAITGPARGAFGPRLLVALAVRLYGGRPLQVRPGDAPKTLTYQGVVVTGGHDVEPVLYAAEPEVEPNYDRARDALETEVIRDALDRGLPLLGICRGAQLLNVCRGGSLFQDLHSHRCKTSHRWTVLPLKTLCVDDAASVIGRLLGTGRRRINSLHNQAIDRLGEGLRVSGRDLDGIVQAIEDPRADFLVGVQWHPEFLIYVSHQRTLFRALVGHARALA, encoded by the coding sequence GTGGCTCGAGCGCCCCTAATCGCCATCACCGGCCCCGCGCGCGGCGCCTTCGGCCCGCGCCTGCTGGTCGCACTCGCGGTGCGCCTCTACGGCGGTCGGCCCCTGCAGGTTCGCCCGGGCGACGCACCGAAGACATTGACCTATCAGGGCGTGGTGGTGACGGGCGGTCACGATGTCGAGCCCGTACTCTATGCCGCGGAGCCCGAGGTCGAGCCGAATTACGACAGGGCACGCGACGCGCTCGAAACCGAAGTGATCCGGGATGCACTCGACCGCGGTTTGCCGTTGCTCGGGATCTGCCGGGGCGCGCAATTGCTCAATGTCTGCCGTGGCGGTTCCTTGTTCCAGGACCTGCACTCGCATCGGTGCAAGACCTCTCATCGCTGGACGGTGCTTCCGCTGAAGACCCTCTGCGTGGACGACGCGGCCTCGGTGATCGGACGCCTTCTGGGGACCGGTCGCCGGCGCATCAACAGCCTGCACAACCAGGCCATCGACCGACTCGGTGAGGGTTTGCGCGTCAGCGGTCGAGATCTCGACGGCATCGTCCAGGCCATCGAAGATCCGCGAGCCGACTTTTTGGTCGGCGTGCAATGGCATCCGGAGTTTCTGATCTATGTGTCGCATCAGCGCACACTGTTCCGCGCGCTCGTCGGACATGCGCGCGCCTTGGCGTGA
- a CDS encoding OmpA family protein: MSDRTPLRRSAWVLASIVLGVAVFAGLLLNVGRETDTPAIPVVSEETNERADLPVTRSVDVISEEADETADIPVTRSVDVVSEETNESAEIPVASAIDVVSEQTNETADIPVTSAIETPPDVIDKQADRAAMDAVLTDMQNKIQQLEDDVATLQEQRKRIDDALIRQANRSPQEPLSATTSSAPVDAVPAVDRAGLDAALAHLGALATEQGHLITLGEPELSFKADQAEFASEPPGVLEEIAKVLMRYEHMLARIEGHSDSKGDTQRNQQLTQDRAESVREALLDDGIDPDRIQAAGLGGIRPVTDNRTIAARERNRRIEIYLIEP, encoded by the coding sequence ATGTCCGATAGAACCCCATTAAGGCGATCGGCATGGGTGCTCGCATCGATCGTTCTCGGTGTCGCAGTTTTTGCCGGTCTCCTGCTGAACGTCGGCCGAGAGACGGACACACCGGCAATCCCCGTCGTTTCCGAGGAAACCAACGAGAGAGCCGACCTCCCCGTGACGCGTTCGGTCGACGTCATTTCCGAGGAGGCCGACGAGACAGCCGACATCCCCGTGACGCGTTCGGTCGACGTGGTTTCCGAGGAGACAAACGAGTCAGCCGAGATTCCTGTCGCAAGCGCGATCGACGTGGTTTCCGAGCAAACCAACGAGACAGCCGACATCCCCGTCACGAGCGCGATCGAGACACCTCCTGACGTGATCGACAAACAGGCGGATCGAGCGGCGATGGACGCCGTGCTGACCGACATGCAGAACAAGATCCAGCAGCTCGAAGACGACGTCGCGACCCTGCAGGAGCAACGCAAGCGGATCGACGATGCCCTGATCCGGCAGGCGAATCGCAGCCCACAGGAGCCGTTGTCGGCGACGACGTCTTCCGCACCCGTCGACGCGGTTCCGGCGGTTGATCGCGCCGGATTGGACGCGGCACTCGCGCACCTTGGCGCCCTTGCGACCGAGCAGGGTCACCTGATCACGCTCGGAGAACCCGAGCTTTCGTTCAAGGCCGACCAGGCCGAATTCGCCTCCGAGCCACCCGGCGTCCTCGAGGAGATCGCCAAGGTGCTCATGCGCTACGAGCACATGCTCGCGCGGATCGAGGGACACTCCGACAGCAAGGGAGATACGCAGCGCAACCAACAGCTGACTCAAGACCGAGCGGAATCGGTGCGAGAGGCATTATTGGACGACGGCATCGATCCCGACCGCATTCAGGCCGCAGGTCTCGGCGGAATCCGACCTGTTACCGACAATCGGACCATCGCTGCGCGGGAGCGCAACCGTCGGATCGAGATCTATCTGATCGAGCCATGA
- the ychF gene encoding redox-regulated ATPase YchF, which produces MGFKCGIVGLPNVGKSTLFNALTKATIAAENYPFCTIDPNVGVVPLPDPRLDVIAAIVKPQKILPTTMQFVDIAGLVAGASKGEGLGNKFLANIRETDAIAHVVRCFENDDVVHVAGRVDPLDDIEVINTELALADLDSVTKALDRAERMVKTGDKKILARKALLEQIRDQLDTGKPVRAMGLDAEVLREVRDLFLLTAKPTLYIANVAEDGFVDNPILDKVVALAAAEGAEVVPVCAAIEAEIFDLEDQERDEFLAELGLTEPGLNRVVRAGYRLLGLETYFTAGPKEVRAWTIPAGVRAPQAAAVIHTDFERGFIRAEVIAYDDFVACKGEQGAKEAGKLRSEGKEYVVKDGDVVHFRFNV; this is translated from the coding sequence ATGGGATTCAAATGCGGGATCGTCGGCCTGCCCAACGTCGGTAAGTCGACCCTCTTCAACGCCCTCACCAAGGCGACGATCGCGGCGGAGAACTATCCCTTCTGCACCATCGATCCGAACGTGGGTGTCGTCCCGCTGCCGGATCCGCGTCTCGACGTCATCGCCGCGATCGTCAAGCCCCAGAAGATCCTGCCGACTACGATGCAATTCGTCGACATTGCGGGTCTGGTCGCGGGCGCGTCCAAGGGTGAAGGTCTCGGGAACAAGTTCCTCGCCAACATCCGCGAGACCGATGCCATCGCCCACGTTGTGCGCTGTTTCGAGAACGACGACGTGGTGCATGTCGCCGGGCGCGTGGATCCGCTCGACGACATCGAGGTCATCAACACCGAGCTGGCCCTCGCGGATCTGGACTCGGTGACCAAGGCCCTCGATCGGGCCGAGCGCATGGTCAAGACCGGAGACAAGAAGATCCTCGCGCGCAAGGCCCTGCTCGAGCAGATCCGAGATCAACTCGACACCGGCAAGCCGGTGCGCGCGATGGGTTTGGATGCGGAGGTGCTGCGCGAGGTCCGCGATCTCTTCCTGCTGACGGCCAAGCCGACCCTCTACATTGCCAACGTCGCCGAAGACGGATTCGTCGACAATCCGATCCTGGATAAGGTCGTCGCGCTCGCTGCCGCGGAAGGCGCCGAGGTCGTGCCCGTGTGTGCGGCCATCGAGGCCGAGATCTTCGATTTGGAGGATCAGGAGCGCGACGAGTTCTTGGCCGAGCTGGGACTGACGGAGCCGGGCCTGAACCGCGTGGTGCGGGCCGGGTACCGACTGTTGGGCCTCGAGACCTATTTCACGGCCGGCCCGAAAGAGGTCCGTGCCTGGACCATCCCGGCCGGCGTGCGCGCCCCGCAGGCGGCTGCCGTCATCCATACCGATTTCGAGCGCGGCTTCATCCGCGCCGAGGTCATCGCCTACGACGACTTCGTCGCCTGCAAGGGCGAGCAGGGCGCCAAAGAGGCCGGCAAGCTGAGGTCCGAGGGCAAGGAGTACGTCGTCAAGGACGGCGACGTGGTCCACTTCAGGTTCAACGTTTAA